A genomic segment from Phragmites australis chromosome 6, lpPhrAust1.1, whole genome shotgun sequence encodes:
- the LOC133921367 gene encoding probable glucosamine 6-phosphate N-acetyltransferase 2, which translates to MASTSPEPAAAAETDGSIQIRRLELADRERGFVSLLSQLSTCPDLTASEFATRFAELAAHGDDHVILVAEDPSAPERQILATGCLFVERKFLRGGGKVGHVEDVVVDAAARGRGLGLRVVRRLVEIAREAGCYKVILDCTPELRAYYAKCGFVEKGVQMAVYF; encoded by the coding sequence ATGGCATCCACATCACCGGaaccagccgccgccgccgagaccGACGGCTCCATCCAAATCCGTCGCCTGGAGCTGGCCGACCGCGAGAGGGGCTTCGTGTCCCTGCTCTCCCAGCTCTCCACCTGCCCGGATCTCACCGCGTCCGAGTTCGCCACGCGCTTCGCCGAGCTCGCGGCGCACGGCGACGACCACGTCATCCTCGTGGCCGAGGACCCCTCCGCCCCGGAGCGGCAGATCCTAGCGACGGGGTGCCTCTTCGTGGAGCGCAAGTTCCtgcgcggcggcggcaaggtGGGGCACGTGGAGGACGTGGTGGTCGACGCCGCCGCGCGCGGCAGGGGGCTCGGGCTCCGCGTCGTGCGCCGCCTCGTGGAGATCGCCAGGGAGGCCGGTTGCTACAAGGTCATCCTCGACTGCACCCCCGAGCTGCGCGCCTACTACGCCAAATGCGGGTTCGTGGAGAAGGGGGTTCAGATGGCAGTCTATTTCTGA